A single Ferrimicrobium sp. DNA region contains:
- a CDS encoding ATPase, T2SS/T4P/T4SS family: MRSTSGRITGFLECCALVEQRVQAVAKQEHLDPDDPASAARIRELARSEMEHLTPGIDLHSQASIAEQVADYVTRSMLGAGPLQPLLQDPHLEEIMINGPQEIFVIRSGAGHLRYPEGFYHDAHLRRIIERLAAQSLGSSRALDPSEGIQDISLPDGSRLHLVHPELSATGHMLINLRRVSRRSDQGDRQPLHQLLVRAMDEGATVVIAGLPGSGKTTLARLLLAQVDPRSRIVVAEEVAETGVALANVAHLQTRRARRGTTAIDLRTLVTAFLRMAPSIAVVGEIRDKEALPFLLTITSGIPGVTTIHARDARGALTRLRLLSELNGTGIGSSSMSQLIADGVDIVVYQAKIGEHFTITQLALVEDITSGSGQTNFVTIDLDIANGVLMTPIPQHARILQRYPALRQPMTAVPIGELA; encoded by the coding sequence AGGAACATCTTGATCCTGACGACCCAGCCTCAGCAGCTCGCATCCGTGAACTCGCCCGCTCGGAGATGGAGCACCTCACGCCCGGTATCGACCTTCACAGTCAAGCGTCTATCGCAGAACAGGTTGCCGATTATGTCACCCGAAGCATGCTCGGCGCTGGTCCGCTCCAACCACTCCTTCAGGATCCGCACCTTGAGGAGATTATGATCAATGGGCCGCAAGAGATCTTTGTCATCCGCTCAGGCGCTGGTCATCTGCGTTACCCAGAGGGCTTCTACCACGACGCACACCTACGCCGGATTATCGAGCGTCTCGCCGCTCAGTCGCTTGGCAGCAGCCGAGCACTAGACCCCTCCGAAGGGATCCAGGACATCAGCCTCCCTGACGGCTCTCGCCTCCATCTGGTACACCCAGAGCTCTCTGCGACAGGGCACATGCTGATCAATCTTCGCCGGGTCTCGCGTCGAAGCGACCAGGGCGACCGACAACCGCTCCATCAACTACTCGTTCGGGCGATGGACGAAGGTGCAACCGTCGTGATAGCCGGGTTACCAGGCTCGGGCAAGACGACCCTAGCACGACTCCTCCTCGCTCAAGTGGACCCGCGAAGCCGCATTGTCGTCGCCGAAGAGGTCGCCGAGACCGGAGTTGCGCTGGCCAATGTTGCTCATCTGCAGACACGGCGAGCTCGCCGGGGCACCACTGCAATCGACCTACGAACACTGGTTACGGCATTTTTGCGCATGGCACCATCCATCGCCGTCGTCGGGGAGATCCGCGATAAGGAGGCGTTGCCCTTTCTCCTCACCATCACCAGCGGCATTCCCGGAGTCACCACGATCCATGCACGTGATGCCCGAGGTGCGCTGACTCGGTTACGGCTGCTCTCAGAGCTCAACGGCACCGGTATTGGGAGCTCCTCGATGAGCCAGTTGATCGCTGACGGCGTCGACATCGTCGTCTACCAAGCAAAGATAGGGGAACACTTCACCATCACACAGCTCGCCCTGGTCGAAGACATCACGAGCGGAAGCGGACAGACCAACTTCGTCACCATCGATCTTGACATCGCGAATGGGGTGCTGATGACTCCCATTCCTCAACACGCCCGAATTCTTCAGCGCTACCCGGCACTTCGCCAGCCCATGACGGCGGTACCGATCGGAGAACTGGCATGA